From the genome of Malus domestica chromosome 04, GDT2T_hap1, one region includes:
- the LOC114824561 gene encoding uncharacterized protein translates to MAFSTTPKTQMPLPPPPTPPPLPPPPPPADHLTGVEVAVRLCRDAQGYHLPRKTGSGNVSVKNSIISTHLQRFCNALKENGKSKGFEESSITTINALNDTIVNGKKLYVSNFIKKTDKIHSHDKPLCATVCVKNLDPNASEDLLLLLETNSEARLTSLEPPKWAVLRPIQCSVSPRPPPHPMFTIRQPVNRSISQNDLRHLSSCVGEIVKNRGLMVCITIGSAQSQMLELSEKWQTEATPYDYDNPGAGGGGGGDLLDAVVGNALALALVPVPVPAPAPPHQVVDGGAIIPVVGDGDGGGGPGAEGGVLPRDPVLSVYGSMLGWQNPFNFNSRFQFSLNLDIVHGVHEVEHFIRGAYTSLFLNAGFLVPDRFICTYWLDFGEGGGQVMASEQAMALTWQQFYESADCVLALPHMDGKSVNLSRVLEGGIWANRGTVNIRAYGNVLDMEADMVALVYPGFAEFPAHTFQYWVDGICMTTQQILGLQWNVIDRYLTAVDCWDFSARQAAVMGAVAAEMPQDEIGNDMMGIPPELVNE, encoded by the exons GGTATCATCTTCCAAGAAAAACTGGTTCTGGGAATGTCTCGGTGAAGAATTCAATCATCAGCACTCACTTGCAGCGCTTTTGCAACGCGCTCAAAGAAAATGGGAAAAGTAAAGGTTTCGAGGAGTCATCCATTACCACTATCAATGCTCTGAATGATACAATCGTTAACGGGAAGAAGCT ATATGTGTCAAATTTTATCAAGAAAACTGACAAGATACATTCCCATGACAAACCATTATGTGCGACTGTGTGCGTGAAAAATTTGGACCCAAATGCCTCTGAGgatctgctgctgctgctag AAACAAATTCCGAAGCCAGACTAACGTCTCTGGAACCTCCAAAGTGGGCTGTCCTCCGCCCAATCCAGTGCAGTGTTTCTCCTAGGCCTCCTCCTCATCCTATGTTTACCATCCGACAGCCTGTCAATCGTTCCATCTCACAAAACGACCTGCGCCACTTGTCCTCATGC GTGGGTGAAATTGTAAAGAATCGTGGATTGATGGTATGCATAACCATAGGATCAGCTCAATCTCAAATGTTGGAACTTTCAGAAAAATGGCAAACAGAG GCCACGCCCTATGACTATGACAACCCTGGAGCCGGAGGGGGCGGAGGGGGTGATCTTTTAGACGCAGTTGTGGGTAATGCCCTAGCCTTGGCTCTAGTTCCAGTTCCAGTTCCAGCTCCAGCTCCACCTCATCAGGTTGTGGATGGAGGAGCTATCATCCCAGTAGTTGGTGATGGGGATGGTGGAGGTGGACCAGGGgctgaaggaggagttttgccCAGAGATCCAGTACTCTCGGTCTATGGGAGTATGTTGGGATGGCAGAACCCATTCAACTTTAATTCTCGATTTCAGTTCTCCCTGAATCTTGACATAGTCCATGGTGTGCACGAGGTGGAGCATTTCATCAGGGGAGCATACACCTCTCTTTTTCTTAATGCTGGTTTTTTGGTTCCGGACCGTTTTATTTGCACCTATTGGCTCGATTTTGGAGAAGGTGGAGGTCAGGTGATGGCATCCGAGCAGGCCATGGCTCTCACATGGCAGCAGTTCTACGAGAGCGCTGATTGCGTGCTGGCCTTACCGCATATGGATGGGAAGTCTGTCAATCTTTCTAGGGTGTTGGAGGGAGGCATATGGGCTAACAGAGGGACTGTGAATATTAGAGCATATGGAaatgtgcttgacatggaggccGATATGGTCGCTCTTGTTTATCCGGGTTTCGCGGAATTCCCTGCACACACATTCCAGTATTGGGTTGACGGGATATGCATGACCACACAACAGATTTTAGGTTTGCAGTGGAATGTCATAGATAGGTATTTGACAGCAGTTGATTGTTGGGATTTTTCGGCCCGTCAGGCTGCAGTTATGGGTGCTGTTGCTGCAGAAATGCCTCAGGATGAGATTGGCAACGACATGATGGGGATACCACCGGAATTGGTTAACGAGTGA